From one Maridesulfovibrio frigidus DSM 17176 genomic stretch:
- a CDS encoding 4Fe-4S dicluster domain-containing protein, with protein MSIKQAQLAMVIDSSMCIDCKGCMASCKIANDSPEGQWRNWVKHSVPDFTARFPKTHFQPGGCMHCDNPTCVQACPTGATYKDKKDGTVHIDSSLCIGCGNCIPACPYDARFRNILTKKADKCNFCAERREQGLLPACVDTCPTKARVFGDINDPESEASRLLAKNAGRLVRVVNAKTDTKPNMIYLGETAPLNWPVEAKMPTAMAALTSVVNPLVRTVVGLSGIGVAVMLVRQLIAGSDSEDDVHDESGTDSQNKGGDA; from the coding sequence ATGAGTATTAAACAAGCTCAACTGGCCATGGTCATTGATTCGTCCATGTGCATAGATTGCAAAGGGTGTATGGCCTCCTGCAAAATTGCGAATGATTCGCCTGAGGGGCAGTGGCGAAACTGGGTTAAGCATTCAGTCCCTGACTTTACTGCCAGATTCCCTAAAACGCACTTTCAGCCCGGTGGCTGCATGCATTGCGACAATCCTACTTGTGTGCAGGCTTGTCCCACTGGAGCTACCTATAAAGATAAAAAAGACGGCACGGTGCACATTGATTCTTCACTGTGTATAGGGTGCGGAAACTGTATTCCGGCCTGTCCTTATGATGCCCGTTTCCGAAATATTCTGACCAAGAAAGCCGATAAGTGTAATTTCTGCGCTGAACGTAGAGAGCAGGGACTTCTGCCTGCTTGTGTTGACACTTGTCCAACTAAGGCTCGTGTTTTCGGTGATATTAATGATCCTGAATCCGAAGCATCGCGTTTGCTTGCGAAAAACGCGGGCAGGCTTGTTAGGGTTGTTAACGCTAAGACCGATACCAAACCTAACATGATCTACCTCGGTGAAACCGCTCCGCTGAATTGGCCTGTTGAGGCTAAAATGCCGACAGCTATGGCCGCTCTAACTAGCGTAGTAAATCCACTGGTTAGAACTGTGGTTGGTTTATCGGGAATAGGAGTTGCCGTGATGCTTGTCAGGCAGCTTATTGCCGGATCTGATTCTGAGGACGATGTTCATGATGAGTCTGGAACCGACTCCCAAAATAAAGGGGGGGATGCATAA
- a CDS encoding molybdopterin-dependent oxidoreductase codes for MKLSRRDFFKASGLIAAAAAGSVPVLGGLEPGLAHAGTSSGEWSNAYSVCDMCFNKCGCIARIQDGVVKKLDPNPKFIKSRGMLCARGNAGVSQLYDPDRLKHPLLRKGARGEGKWQRIPWDEALDMMAAKMQDIRKKYTSCGHLFSAGADLQSQFVGRFAEVYGSYNVTSHESLCLLSGSRAFLDTFGEVPFADVLNSKYIIMAGANRFEALVTPDSIDLMTAMQKGTKLVVLDPRYTKTAALANEWHPIRPGTDMAFMLALAHVIINEKLYNETWIQDKTYGIEQFREHVQKYDPRFAAEECGIPAEDIVRIARELAAAAPAAMIYPGRRTSDYKNSTQIRRSFAIVNAILGNWDQPGGLLAAREVGLKGVPFDAPWYDDNPDDRVDAHKVPMMFEHDGSFVLTRDAVLSGKPYPIKGWFVYKTNPLGTAPNRAKTIEMANAMEFMTVVDVAMSDTAWMADLVLPAPSYLERQDPASGLQGSAACACVVQRDAVVPALYESRPVFDILKSVAGKLELGEYFDFTIEEYRKKQLRGLPNAATALADDGVYYNPSKVYGIYKDRVYKTLSKKIELYNKRYEGMGVDPMPVYSPPSKVPKNRFRMVVGRSAMVTQTSSQNNAVLHQLTGPNTLWLNTASAKNLGIHPGDTVEVASSVGRGELKVEITDGIREDTVYMLSGFGPLSPQLSLIFGEGASMSAVLQEGYDEICGNAALHETIVSVTRKVAS; via the coding sequence ATGAAACTATCTCGCCGCGATTTCTTTAAGGCCTCAGGGCTTATTGCGGCTGCTGCAGCTGGAAGTGTTCCTGTGCTTGGTGGGCTTGAGCCCGGCTTGGCTCATGCCGGAACGTCCTCCGGTGAATGGAGTAACGCTTATTCTGTGTGCGACATGTGCTTTAATAAGTGCGGTTGCATCGCCAGAATTCAGGATGGAGTTGTTAAAAAGCTTGATCCTAACCCCAAATTTATTAAGTCTAGAGGAATGCTCTGCGCCCGTGGTAATGCAGGCGTTTCACAGCTCTATGATCCTGATCGCCTCAAGCATCCTCTTCTTCGGAAAGGGGCGCGCGGTGAGGGAAAATGGCAGCGCATTCCTTGGGACGAAGCCTTGGATATGATGGCCGCAAAGATGCAGGACATCCGCAAAAAGTATACCTCATGTGGGCATCTTTTTAGTGCGGGGGCTGATCTGCAATCGCAATTCGTAGGCCGTTTTGCCGAGGTTTACGGTTCTTATAATGTTACATCGCATGAATCTTTGTGCCTCCTTAGTGGTAGCAGGGCCTTTCTTGATACCTTCGGCGAAGTTCCATTCGCGGACGTATTGAATAGCAAATACATAATTATGGCAGGTGCTAACCGCTTCGAAGCATTGGTTACACCGGATTCCATAGATCTTATGACCGCTATGCAAAAAGGAACAAAGCTTGTGGTTCTTGATCCTCGCTATACTAAGACTGCGGCCCTCGCCAATGAGTGGCACCCGATCCGTCCCGGTACAGACATGGCCTTCATGCTGGCTCTTGCGCACGTTATCATTAATGAAAAATTATATAATGAAACTTGGATTCAGGATAAAACTTACGGGATTGAACAGTTCCGTGAGCACGTTCAAAAGTATGATCCGAGATTTGCCGCTGAAGAGTGTGGGATTCCGGCTGAGGACATCGTCCGCATAGCTAGAGAGCTTGCCGCGGCGGCTCCTGCGGCAATGATTTATCCGGGTCGCAGAACTTCAGATTACAAAAATTCTACTCAGATCAGACGTAGTTTCGCCATCGTGAATGCTATTCTCGGTAACTGGGATCAGCCGGGCGGGCTACTTGCCGCACGCGAAGTCGGCCTTAAGGGTGTGCCTTTTGACGCTCCTTGGTATGATGACAATCCAGATGACCGCGTTGATGCTCATAAAGTGCCCATGATGTTTGAGCATGACGGGTCTTTTGTTCTTACTCGCGACGCAGTTCTTTCCGGAAAACCATACCCTATTAAAGGGTGGTTTGTTTACAAAACTAATCCGCTCGGAACTGCTCCTAATCGTGCCAAAACCATAGAGATGGCAAACGCGATGGAGTTTATGACTGTGGTGGATGTTGCTATGAGCGACACTGCTTGGATGGCGGATTTGGTTCTGCCTGCGCCAAGCTATCTTGAACGTCAGGACCCTGCGTCCGGTCTTCAAGGTTCGGCAGCTTGTGCCTGTGTTGTTCAACGTGACGCAGTGGTTCCGGCTCTTTACGAGTCGAGGCCCGTTTTTGATATACTCAAGTCTGTTGCCGGTAAATTGGAACTGGGCGAATATTTCGACTTTACCATAGAGGAATATCGCAAGAAGCAACTGCGCGGGCTTCCGAATGCCGCCACTGCTCTGGCTGATGACGGAGTTTATTATAATCCAAGCAAGGTTTACGGCATCTATAAAGATAGGGTTTATAAGACTCTCAGTAAAAAGATAGAGCTGTATAATAAACGTTACGAAGGCATGGGCGTTGATCCTATGCCTGTTTATTCTCCGCCGTCCAAGGTTCCGAAAAATAGGTTCCGTATGGTTGTTGGACGAAGCGCTATGGTTACGCAGACTTCATCGCAAAACAATGCAGTTTTGCATCAGCTTACTGGTCCTAATACTCTGTGGTTAAATACCGCATCTGCTAAGAATCTCGGCATTCATCCCGGTGATACTGTGGAAGTTGCCAGCTCGGTCGGCAGGGGAGAGCTTAAAGTGGAGATCACTGACGGAATCCGCGAGGATACAGTCTATATGCTCTCAGGGTTCGGACCTTTGTCACCTCAGCTTAGTCTTATCTTTGGTGAGGGAGCCAGCATGTCAGCGGTGCTTCAGGAAGGTTATGACGAGATTTGTGGTAATGCGGCTTTGCACGAAACAATCGTTTCCGTAACAAGGAAGGTGGCCTCATGA
- a CDS encoding c-type cytochrome, whose amino-acid sequence MNRKMISLLLGVLLVLSIASMATAMGGGNARKGKFLYRKHCRTCHGDSASDLSPNSKTQAGWTATFSDTSKIKCSPDWNGVSEKDLNDIFTYLHDFAKDSPTPAKCS is encoded by the coding sequence ATGAATCGTAAAATGATTAGTCTTCTTCTCGGTGTTTTGCTGGTCCTTTCAATTGCGAGCATGGCTACTGCAATGGGTGGTGGTAACGCTCGCAAAGGTAAATTTCTTTACAGAAAGCACTGTCGTACCTGTCATGGTGACAGTGCATCTGATCTCAGTCCGAACAGCAAAACTCAAGCTGGGTGGACTGCAACATTCTCTGACACATCCAAGATTAAGTGTTCTCCTGATTGGAATGGTGTTAGCGAAAAAGACTTGAACGATATTTTCACTTATCTACATGATTTCGCCAAGGATTCCCCAACCCCTGCTAAGTGTAGCTAG
- a CDS encoding response regulator, producing the protein MAIDREMKFLIVDDNQGVRKITSDILRAVGFQNVIQAENGKLGWNKIVKDSPDFVILDWDMPVMNGIELLNKIRSSEDYQELPVLMLTAHAESIDVILAVQAGATNYIVKPFAPNTLYKKLHQIFGEPVR; encoded by the coding sequence ATGGCTATTGATAGAGAAATGAAATTTCTCATTGTGGATGACAATCAAGGAGTTAGAAAAATAACTTCCGACATTTTGCGTGCGGTAGGATTTCAAAATGTTATACAAGCAGAGAATGGAAAGTTAGGCTGGAATAAAATTGTTAAAGACTCACCGGACTTTGTCATTCTTGACTGGGATATGCCTGTGATGAACGGAATTGAGTTATTGAACAAGATCCGGAGCAGTGAAGATTACCAAGAATTGCCAGTCCTGATGTTAACCGCTCATGCAGAAAGCATTGACGTTATTCTAGCTGTGCAAGCCGGTGCTACAAACTACATAGTTAAACCGTTTGCACCAAACACTCTCTACAAGAAGCTACATCAAATTTTTGGAGAGCCTGTTAGATAG
- a CDS encoding tRNA dihydrouridine synthase — MNKSTLPHFPKLAAQLNSPIVIGEKTIPNRLWLAPMAGLTHCAFRQVLAHYGSCGLVFTEMCNAKAVPTENPRVSPVFRWHEWELPSLVCQLAGSTPEELVIAAERVEREGFFGVDINMGCSARGVIKREAGAAFLKTPDKAVAVVEAVRKAVSIPVFVKFRTGWSKEIGPAVDLAKKLEAAGADCLVFHPRVAPDKRTRPPVIDNIRFIKEAVSIPVFGNGNVTTPQQCQDMLDTTGCDGVSVGRMAVARPWLFAQWTAGCIPDDNIFQDYVLRLATALEQEFDPIRGIKRFQMFMVYFAANFRFGHSLQAIFSTAKTMDDVRRLAKERIRPDMPLSQSPNMNLHNF; from the coding sequence ATGAACAAATCCACTCTTCCCCATTTCCCCAAGTTAGCGGCCCAACTTAACAGCCCTATTGTGATTGGCGAAAAAACCATTCCCAATCGCCTGTGGTTAGCGCCCATGGCCGGGTTGACTCACTGCGCCTTTCGTCAGGTTCTCGCCCATTATGGTTCCTGTGGCTTGGTCTTTACGGAAATGTGCAACGCCAAGGCTGTGCCAACAGAAAATCCCAGGGTATCCCCGGTATTTCGGTGGCATGAGTGGGAACTTCCCAGCTTGGTCTGTCAATTGGCGGGTAGCACTCCAGAGGAGTTGGTGATTGCAGCAGAGCGCGTGGAGCGTGAAGGCTTCTTTGGTGTGGACATTAACATGGGGTGCTCCGCACGGGGAGTGATCAAACGCGAGGCGGGAGCCGCCTTTCTGAAGACTCCAGACAAAGCCGTGGCCGTGGTGGAAGCAGTACGAAAGGCTGTGTCCATTCCTGTTTTTGTCAAATTCCGCACCGGCTGGTCCAAGGAGATCGGTCCAGCAGTGGACTTGGCCAAAAAGCTTGAGGCTGCAGGAGCCGATTGCCTAGTCTTCCACCCGCGTGTGGCCCCGGACAAGCGCACCCGTCCCCCAGTAATTGACAACATCCGCTTCATCAAGGAAGCAGTCTCCATTCCCGTCTTTGGTAATGGCAATGTGACAACCCCGCAGCAATGTCAGGATATGCTGGATACGACAGGCTGCGATGGCGTATCCGTAGGCCGTATGGCTGTGGCCCGCCCCTGGCTCTTTGCCCAATGGACAGCTGGCTGTATACCCGACGACAATATTTTTCAGGACTACGTTCTGCGTCTGGCTACAGCCTTGGAACAGGAGTTTGATCCCATCCGAGGCATCAAACGATTTCAGATGTTCATGGTTTATTTTGCAGCTAATTTCCGATTTGGTCACAGCCTGCAGGCCATTTTTTCCACGGCAAAGACCATGGATGATGTCCGTAGGTTGGCCAAAGAACGCATCAGGCCGGACATGCCTTTGAGTCAATCTCCCAACATGAATTTGCACAATTTCTGA
- the saoL gene encoding MerB-like organometallic lyase SaoL, translating into MYFENYPAERLYIDSIDSRLSPEGKNARLEIMNFTIDNQRPYNINSDASPQILEVIEELREKNAAVISSDGEIQFIYPVSAIPTGHKVMLEDGRKFSAMCAIDAMGAAFTYRQNVTIESACAHCGESVRVTVKDGGLDLISPSTVHALYFDLNSDNEWAANCUNIINFFCTKEHYSDWTNARKLDENQIFCLPAKEAIFVSEMIFKLEDR; encoded by the coding sequence ATGTATTTTGAAAATTATCCTGCTGAAAGGCTCTATATTGACAGTATAGATTCAAGGCTTTCACCAGAAGGCAAAAATGCTCGACTAGAAATTATGAATTTCACGATCGACAATCAGCGGCCTTACAATATAAACAGTGACGCTTCTCCTCAAATCCTTGAAGTAATTGAGGAATTGCGGGAAAAGAATGCAGCTGTAATAAGTTCTGATGGTGAAATACAATTCATATATCCTGTCTCAGCCATTCCTACTGGGCATAAGGTAATGCTGGAGGACGGACGCAAGTTTTCAGCCATGTGCGCTATTGATGCCATGGGGGCAGCCTTCACCTATCGCCAAAATGTTACTATTGAATCCGCGTGTGCGCATTGCGGTGAATCCGTTCGAGTTACAGTCAAAGACGGCGGGTTGGATTTAATTTCTCCGAGTACAGTACACGCGTTGTACTTCGATCTAAACAGCGATAATGAATGGGCAGCTAACTGCTGAAACATAATAAACTTCTTCTGTACGAAGGAGCATTATTCAGATTGGACCAATGCGAGAAAATTAGACGAGAACCAGATTTTCTGCCTTCCAGCAAAAGAGGCAATTTTCGTCTCGGAAATGATATTCAAGCTTGAAGATAGATAA
- a CDS encoding double-cubane-cluster-containing anaerobic reductase, with the protein MILETIEKMKTLSERSILELTSAHEAGAKVIGHYCLYSPSELAIAAGAISVPLCGTRNDPIPAAEEILPRNLCPLIKSSFGFAVTDTCPYFAISDFLVGDTTCDGKKKMFELLSEYKPMHVLQLPQNQDPETALPFWKNELYRLKERLETELDTVITQENLQKAIKLLNRERRVLKRLMDLSKNQPSPISGMDLLQIKFKLGFFPEKEDGLSLVEDIIKEIEDMVSEGVEGCSTSAPRILLTGVPVGLGSEKVVKLIEDCGGVVVCFESCGGYKKVYQVDEDADPMDALAKQYLSTPCSVMSPNTGRYDLLSQLIGDFHVDGVVDLTWQACHTYNVESYSIKKHVKEVHGLPFIQIETDYSDSDTEQLKVRVEAFLEMLG; encoded by the coding sequence ATGATCCTTGAAACAATAGAAAAAATGAAAACCCTCAGTGAACGCAGTATTTTGGAACTCACATCTGCGCATGAAGCAGGGGCAAAAGTAATAGGACATTACTGTCTTTATTCGCCATCAGAACTGGCCATTGCTGCCGGCGCTATATCTGTCCCATTATGTGGCACTCGAAATGACCCCATTCCTGCGGCAGAAGAAATTCTACCCCGTAATCTTTGTCCACTGATCAAAAGTAGTTTTGGTTTTGCAGTAACTGACACATGTCCATATTTTGCTATTTCAGATTTTTTGGTTGGAGATACTACCTGTGATGGTAAGAAGAAAATGTTTGAGCTTCTGTCTGAATATAAGCCCATGCATGTATTGCAACTCCCACAAAATCAAGATCCCGAAACGGCTCTTCCTTTCTGGAAAAACGAACTATACCGCCTCAAGGAACGTCTGGAAACTGAACTTGATACGGTCATTACCCAAGAAAATCTCCAGAAAGCTATAAAACTTCTGAACCGAGAGCGTAGGGTTCTTAAAAGGTTAATGGATCTGTCCAAAAACCAGCCATCTCCTATTTCCGGCATGGATCTATTACAAATCAAATTTAAACTAGGCTTCTTCCCCGAGAAGGAAGACGGGTTGTCCTTGGTAGAAGATATTATCAAAGAAATTGAAGACATGGTTAGCGAAGGAGTAGAAGGCTGCTCGACGAGCGCACCTCGAATCCTCCTAACTGGTGTTCCTGTAGGGCTGGGCTCTGAAAAAGTTGTCAAACTCATTGAAGATTGCGGCGGCGTTGTGGTTTGTTTCGAGAGCTGCGGTGGTTACAAAAAAGTATATCAAGTTGACGAGGATGCCGATCCTATGGACGCTTTGGCAAAGCAATATCTCAGCACTCCGTGTTCAGTCATGTCTCCTAATACGGGCCGGTATGATCTCCTTTCACAGCTTATTGGCGATTTTCATGTAGATGGAGTTGTCGATCTCACATGGCAAGCCTGCCATACATATAATGTGGAATCATATTCTATCAAAAAGCATGTGAAAGAAGTCCATGGTTTGCCTTTCATACAGATAGAAACTGATTATTCCGATTCTGACACGGAACAACTCAAGGTTCGTGTTGAGGCGTTCCTTGAGATGCTTGGTTAA
- a CDS encoding acyl-CoA dehydratase activase: MITAGIDVGSVAAKAVIFDDKIIGKAVIPTGWDPKGAGEEVFRMALADAGISRTDVSHVVGTGYGRVALPFIDKKITEISCHAKGASYLFPGCRTVIDIGGQDLKVISIEEDGSVSDFIMNDKCAAGTGRFLQVMSGVLDMTILELGETALSGEAVEINSMCTVFAETEIIGLLAQGTDKKSICAGIVRSIGRRVRALSGRVSCRPEIAFTGGLALSSGICSIISDELSAPFKISDSPQLTGALGAAILSQKLAKAAAEQQSAQ; the protein is encoded by the coding sequence ATGATTACCGCAGGCATAGACGTCGGATCGGTAGCAGCCAAAGCAGTTATATTTGATGATAAGATTATAGGAAAGGCGGTCATTCCAACTGGCTGGGATCCAAAGGGCGCAGGTGAAGAAGTCTTTCGCATGGCTCTGGCCGACGCAGGTATAAGCAGGACGGATGTATCTCACGTAGTCGGAACAGGATACGGCCGTGTTGCTCTGCCTTTTATAGATAAAAAAATCACTGAAATAAGTTGTCATGCTAAGGGGGCATCCTATCTATTTCCTGGATGTCGTACGGTCATTGATATTGGCGGGCAGGATCTTAAGGTCATCTCAATCGAAGAAGATGGCTCTGTCTCTGATTTTATTATGAATGACAAATGCGCCGCAGGGACAGGACGGTTTCTGCAAGTTATGTCTGGAGTGCTGGATATGACGATATTGGAATTGGGAGAAACGGCTCTTTCTGGCGAAGCTGTGGAAATAAATAGCATGTGTACTGTTTTTGCCGAGACTGAAATCATTGGTCTTCTGGCCCAAGGCACGGATAAGAAATCTATTTGCGCAGGTATTGTCCGGTCCATAGGCAGGCGTGTCCGTGCTCTCTCTGGTCGTGTATCCTGCCGGCCTGAAATAGCTTTTACCGGAGGACTGGCTTTGAGTTCAGGTATTTGCTCGATCATTTCCGATGAATTGAGTGCCCCATTTAAAATTTCAGATAGTCCTCAGCTAACAGGTGCACTAGGTGCAGCAATCTTATCCCAAAAACTAGCAAAAGCTGCTGCAGAGCAGCAAAGCGCCCAATAG
- the saoA gene encoding ABC transporter ATP-binding protein SaoA: MHLHINNVSKTFSRSGISNTVLNDINFNVSSSQFLTLLGPSGCGKTTLLTIIAGFQKVTSGKIILNGMNVSKPCSDLGFMFQNYALFPWMSVRDNILFPLKQQKISKREQESRLAELLSLSRLEGKENLYPSQISGGMKQRTAFVRALAGNPEVLLMDEPLGAVDHQMRQALQEDLERLWIKDKTTVVMVTHDVDEAIYLSDRVIVMSSDQGRVVGDIQIKDPRPRSRSGPQYHKYKDILTSHLNQAYIPCKDEKESKGVEAA; the protein is encoded by the coding sequence ATGCATCTGCACATTAACAATGTTTCAAAAACTTTTTCTAGAAGCGGAATATCCAATACCGTCCTGAACGACATCAATTTCAATGTCAGTTCAAGTCAATTCCTAACTCTTCTGGGTCCATCAGGGTGCGGAAAAACTACCTTGCTAACCATTATTGCCGGATTTCAAAAAGTTACATCCGGTAAGATTATCCTCAATGGGATGAATGTATCAAAGCCATGTTCGGACCTTGGTTTTATGTTTCAGAATTATGCATTGTTCCCGTGGATGAGTGTGCGGGACAATATTCTTTTCCCCTTGAAGCAACAGAAAATTTCTAAGCGAGAACAAGAATCGCGCTTGGCTGAGCTGTTGAGTTTGTCCCGCTTAGAAGGCAAGGAAAATCTCTATCCGAGTCAAATCTCCGGTGGTATGAAACAGCGGACAGCCTTTGTACGAGCATTGGCTGGAAACCCGGAGGTTCTTTTGATGGATGAGCCTTTGGGAGCCGTAGACCACCAAATGCGCCAAGCACTTCAGGAAGACTTAGAACGTCTCTGGATTAAAGACAAAACCACAGTGGTTATGGTTACTCATGATGTTGATGAAGCTATCTACTTAAGTGATCGTGTGATTGTAATGTCTTCCGATCAGGGTCGTGTTGTGGGCGATATTCAAATTAAAGACCCTCGTCCTAGAAGCCGGTCAGGGCCTCAATACCATAAATATAAAGACATATTAACCAGCCACCTCAATCAAGCTTATATCCCATGTAAGGATGAAAAAGAGAGTAAAGGAGTGGAAGCTGCATGA
- the saoP gene encoding ABC transporter permease subunit SaoP (Most members of this family are selenoproteins with the selenocysteine residue at the channel-gating position.), which yields MADTTNSLRFSYKHANKFAKIVGSETSGQRKIWYRLITLLIFTGTWQLAALYYNSEFALPGPLSVVKSFGLAVIDPTTLFNLCLTLRRVITGLGIACVLGMSIGFTMGYSKTAMQLIDPIINPLRQVPIMAWVPLTIVWFGLGDGPTIFLIAMVAVFPILLSTISGVQSIDKDYYNAARSMGAGFWTVFRKIIIPASLPEILTGSRVAVSAGWMSVIUAEFIATSAGFGFSMVEASTLMDTPRLIALMIMAALVGYAIDLLIVSLSKVILPWRYLED from the coding sequence ATGGCAGACACTACGAATTCGCTTCGTTTCTCCTATAAGCATGCCAATAAGTTTGCCAAAATTGTAGGATCTGAAACTTCTGGACAGCGAAAGATCTGGTACAGACTGATAACATTGCTCATTTTCACTGGGACTTGGCAGTTGGCAGCATTGTATTACAATAGTGAATTTGCGCTTCCAGGTCCGCTAAGTGTTGTTAAATCTTTCGGACTGGCGGTCATTGACCCGACTACCTTGTTCAACCTTTGTCTGACTTTGCGGCGAGTTATAACTGGGTTGGGCATAGCTTGTGTTCTTGGCATGAGCATCGGGTTCACTATGGGGTATTCCAAAACAGCAATGCAGCTAATTGATCCAATCATTAATCCACTTCGTCAGGTCCCTATTATGGCGTGGGTGCCTTTGACCATTGTTTGGTTCGGTCTGGGAGATGGGCCAACTATCTTTCTCATCGCCATGGTCGCCGTCTTTCCCATATTGCTGAGTACTATTTCAGGTGTGCAGTCCATAGATAAAGACTACTATAATGCCGCTCGCTCAATGGGGGCTGGGTTTTGGACCGTGTTTCGTAAAATCATTATCCCTGCATCACTGCCGGAAATACTTACAGGTTCTCGAGTGGCTGTGAGCGCGGGATGGATGTCCGTTATCTGAGCAGAGTTTATAGCAACGAGTGCCGGGTTCGGTTTCTCAATGGTTGAAGCGTCTACGCTGATGGACACGCCCCGCCTGATCGCACTTATGATCATGGCGGCTCTTGTGGGGTATGCTATAGATTTGCTGATTGTTTCACTCAGCAAAGTAATACTCCCTTGGCGTTATCTGGAGGACTAG
- the saoB gene encoding ABC transporter substrate-binding (seleno)protein SaoB — MKGSLLILLGLVVALSVAAAFGSPTESTTDIRIGTPSDTAGLLADLAVEEADIEGLTTVSGIKTFQINDCCTPVAQWAMSSQSVDLALMCPDSAGALVAKDARFNIIGPILYNSEVLVSRLDTKILSVGVAQGRTRLEPILKEALGEEISVSPMLPTSLPYAYKKKVVDAVVVDFFTALNMPGQITRLAQQKNENLSYVLVIRKDLQITPLYSRIIKAFENAATKMSNSTELQAAVLKYKKTTLNDEEVKLWQTLRIRFVSPISMPISLPKL; from the coding sequence ATGAAAGGCTCCCTGTTAATTTTATTAGGGTTGGTCGTGGCGCTGAGCGTTGCGGCCGCCTTTGGTTCTCCAACCGAAAGCACAACGGATATCCGGATCGGAACACCTTCGGATACTGCTGGGCTTTTAGCTGATTTAGCTGTCGAAGAAGCTGACATAGAAGGGTTAACCACTGTTAGCGGAATTAAGACATTTCAAATCAATGACTGCTGCACTCCAGTTGCGCAATGGGCAATGTCGTCTCAATCTGTAGATTTGGCTTTGATGTGTCCTGATTCAGCCGGAGCTTTGGTTGCCAAGGATGCACGGTTCAACATTATTGGCCCTATTCTTTACAATTCCGAGGTTCTTGTTTCTAGGCTAGATACAAAAATTTTATCAGTAGGTGTTGCGCAAGGACGTACACGATTAGAGCCAATACTTAAGGAGGCTTTAGGTGAAGAAATTTCTGTTTCTCCTATGCTCCCAACATCTTTACCCTATGCTTATAAGAAAAAAGTCGTTGATGCCGTGGTCGTTGATTTCTTCACAGCTCTGAATATGCCGGGACAGATAACGAGGCTTGCTCAACAAAAAAATGAGAATCTTTCATATGTCCTTGTGATCAGAAAAGACCTCCAGATCACGCCTCTCTATTCCAGAATTATTAAGGCATTTGAGAATGCTGCGACGAAGATGAGTAATTCGACCGAGCTTCAAGCGGCAGTTCTAAAATACAAAAAAACAACTCTAAATGATGAAGAGGTTAAATTATGGCAGACACTACGAATTCGCTTCGTTTCTCCTATAAGCATGCCAATAAGTTTGCCAAAATTGTAG